ttataaacgtCTCGCAATTCATTATGTTGCCACATGGTGTATAAAACTTGACTTGCAAATTTCAACACACAGGAGGTATATTTTTCTTTCCGTTTTGTTATGTTCATAAGTCTATCTATCCCACCCGAATCCAATAGGGAACGGGAAAACTctggatttttttttataacctCATTAATTGTTGCTAATACAGCTGTGATTGTATCATCTGATGTATTTTGGTCATGTTGTACATTTCCAGATGGAAGTTTCTGAACTAAGTCGCGCATTGCGTACTTTCCAATTAGTTCTTTGTTGCGTTGATCTATAGCTAAATTGCGCAGTGCTGTGGCGACTGCACAAACTACGCGATCCACTTCCATCCTAAGAAGCTCAACAAGTATCGGTAGACCTTTCTCTTTACGCACTGTTGCGCGAATATCAATACTGGGTTGCCAATAGCATGCAGACAAATTTTGAATAGCTCCAGCAGCGGCTTCAAGTGTTTCTGGATTAGAACAACTTTGCAATAATGACAAATAGTATTGAACTACTTCAGGTTGCCATAATTGTTCATATCCCTTGTTTAACTTGTTATATGTTACAGAACTTTTAGAATAGTCAGCGGAAATGTTGTATTCGTTGAGAGCATCGGAATTATtagcttcttttttttttttatttgttccaAAACAGCCCAAATTTTCTCCTAAAAATAAATaggaaatatttatatttcaataatattatatttaataatataatataatataataataatatatataatataataataataatatatataatataatataataatatataataattgtatcattttttattttgtaattgtacattttttatttgtcaaCCATTCACCATTTTTCTTATAGGTAAAAGCGACAAGCACTTAAAGATTGAAAGGTTAAACATGGAAAGGTTTCAGTTTTTGGGACGAAAGATggttatacccgttactcgtaaaaCAAAAGAGTACAGTAGTTTCTttgtatgtaacaggtagaaggaagcgtttcggacatcaaaatatatatattcctgatCAGGATCAACTGCCCTTTCCGTATGTCTGTCCGTCCATTTGAACGTCGAGTTTTCAGGAACTATAACAGCTAGAAGGTTAAGATTAAgaatacagattctagagacaagcaAGCGCAAGTTTTTTGACCcttgttgccacgcccacaaactgCGTAAAACTGCCAAGCCCAaaatttttgcaaaatgttttgatattttttcatatttttatcgattttacTTTTTCTTCATACGTTTCAACCAATCTTGGATACTGTTTTACTCTACGATTAACGAGAATACTTTTCCACCATTGCGGGCGTGACAGCTTAGTCCGGTTTGCGGACGTTGTACTCGGACGTTGATACAGATTAGGACTATAAATACTTATATGGAGACAAATATCTCCTTTACTGCGTTGCCATTTCTGACTTAATCAAGCAAAAAGATaagatatttttttaaatatttttattagtcttgtaagtttctattgatttcataaaaaaactttttgtcactctaacgcccactaGCCGCCCATTTTTTGTCATTATATTTTCCAATATCTCCtgaaatattataaaattttgtgttctcacttccactagctgagtaactaCTAATCGGGGAacttgactatagcattctctcttgtttttcatTATTGACATGAAGTATCtatatttttcgcaaattcgATTCATACATGAGTAACAGCCGggaaatataaacaaaaataaactttttttatttatttacctttAGATGATGATGGAATAACTTTTTCTGGTGTTATAAAGGGATGTTTGTCGTAATTGGGATCATCAACTTCTTGACATCGGTATGAAAGATTCCGAAGTATACATACGCAATTTTCTACAGTTTTATTTCCAATATTATTTTTCTCAATTGATGTTCGCACAACATAAAGAAGGCATTCAACTAAGTGCTCACAATTTCGAAGACATCCTCTTGCATGTTCTCCAGCTGAACTGACATTTCGTAAAACTCCAGAAGCGTTTCGAAATACTGTAGAAAAGCATGTTTCTCCACAACAAACTGCATCCCAACCAGAATGTGGCTTAATAACGCTGCAAACTACAGCAATGAGCGCTTCATCAATAATTGACCGTTTCAAGTCTTCACAGGAAGACATATTCCACAAAACGCCAGTCACCAATTCTTTTACTTCTGTTTCTTGTGACCGACATAAAAGATGTACCAAAGCTGCTATTCCACCAGCGTTCTTTATTCCACGTTTGTTTTCATCATTTTGTCTTCCGTAAGATAAATTACGTAAAGCACCGCAGGCATTtctgaaacaaaaaaaaaaggtctTAACTTCCGACATATATGAAAATTATAAAcgtaatttaaataaatatataaattcgaCAATCTTTGACAATCTAAAATCGATAATCTTTTtctaaagtaaaaaaaatcgAACAATGTTTGTTGAGCTAATAAACTTCTTTATTAGCGATTTTAAAGCATTAAAAATACGAGATTCATTTAGcgatttaaatgtttttattggttttagCGAACGAGATTCTGCGTCGATGAGATATGTACAAAATAACTACAGCGTTGCAGAGCGAACAGCAGAATGCTAAGCCAAAGGTGTAGGCGCGAGAGTACTagaaagagagcgagagaggggAGCTTAGATAAGGAAAGATATTGCTGCACAGCTGAGGTGCCGCAGAGTTTAACTATCTCCAAAGATGGTATATTTACAAAGTATAAAGTAAGGTATTGCTAGCGGCTGCGCGACCTGACATACTCCATCTGTTGAATGCGTGTCTTTCAACAGATGTCTTGAGGGGTAGCATATACAGCAGATCAGATCGCTGGGAGATAAACTTGATCCACAGGGCACGTCCGACTGCGTATGCCGCTTTCTTCTGTACAAGAGAGGCGTGGTGGGTTCCACTCTGACCTTACCAGCAGCGCTCCACCTCCGGGCATTCTTACAGGACCGTATCCACCGGGGGCTGTTTGATTGGTGCTGCGGGTCCTGATTGGAATAAGGGTGTTGAAGCGAGGGAGGCTACTGCTGCAAGGCTGTTGCTGCATTTCCTATCCGGGATCGGCGGTAGCTTTTGAGAGTAGCTGAGTGGTCCCTGGCCACTTGTTGACCCACAACCCCTTAAAGGTGGCGGTGGCATTACGTAAGGTGGTTTAACCATTCCACCGGGTCCTACTTGTGGCGCCATAATCTCGGGGGCATGCACCTGGAGAAATAAACGTCAGCATAGTTGCCATCGGAAATTTCCAGTGAGGGAATGGTTTCCAGCGCAGTGTCCCACATCATGTCTGTCGTAGATGCTGCAGCTTTTTTATGTTGGTGAGGTCAGGAGGGCTATCTATTATCGCCGTAAACATGAAAAAAGTTCAGCCAGTTAGCAAAGCCAGTTGCAAGCTCAAGAGGGGGCAGCGACGGTGCGCTATTTCGGAGTGAACGCAGCTAAAGTCCATAATCACACGGACAAATGGCGTCAGTAAAGGCATTTGTTGCGCGACGCACTTTAAAATCTCCCCCCGAACTGAGGACTAAAGCGTTAAAAGAAGATTAACAAATTTATCACTCAAATTAGTTTCATTTTCATCTAAATCAAGTTTTTCAAGTTCGCTCATCAGCCCCAACCTCTCAAGAAGAACAGAATGGTCAAACGAAGCTAACGTTCTGCATTGACAAAAAATCCGCTAGTCGTTCcactatttaatatattgcAGTTGCCTTGCGCTTTAATAATGTCACCCTGTTTGCATCAGCGATAACGTTTCCAGAATGGAGACAGCAGCCAATGGAGACAACAACGAAACGGCAAAGACAGCGATTTGAAATTCGGTTCAAGCACGAAGATATGCGCAAAGCCGAATTAACGGAAGCTTCCGTTGTTTGACTATGAAAGCGTAGCCAACGGGTTTACTTCTAGTGTTCACTGCCTTTAATTTTGTCCGAATATTACAGACAGCAAAACGGCGttgtcaaaatatttattctcatttatgtttattggaaaagaaaatatttttttatttgggcaACCAATTAGGCGTCAGTTAATagaattttttatttgctacTTTCGGAGTTATATAAAAGCGATTTAGTGCCTAACGA
This region of Drosophila sechellia strain sech25 unplaced genomic scaffold, ASM438219v1 2R_2, whole genome shotgun sequence genomic DNA includes:
- the LOC116802443 gene encoding catenin delta-2 isoform X1, producing the protein MNSTHINMDLSLTHESANMQSQFASFPNYDQFSASGYSSTPLYITKPTGIGAITKVAPHCSQNKIETTDNSIPDIENHPLATTVRYVQGGQYEDTSEYGVAGLTCGIDSEYTAEAVVPYCYTSDANYTGIQNSTSNIKPFSGRPFNDNLNGAEAVADSQCRTFKSSAEFKLPQFAMSSINTVPQRLEEKDDYIEGSENDICSTMRWRDPNLSEVISFLSNPSSAIKANAAAYLQHLCYMDDPNKQRTRSLGGIPPLVRLLSYDSPEIHKNACGALRNLSYGRQNDENKRGIKNAGGIAALVHLLCRSQETEVKELVTGVLWNMSSCEDLKRSIIDEALIAVVCSVIKPHSGWDAVCCGETCFSTVFRNASGVLRNVSSAGEHARGCLRNCEHLVECLLYVVRTSIEKNNIGNKTVENCVCILRNLSYRCQEVDDPNYDKHPFITPEKVIPSSSKGENLGCFGTNKKKKEANNSDALNEYNISADYSKSSVTYNKLNKGYEQLWQPEVVQYYLSLLQSCSNPETLEAAAGAIQNLSACYWQPSIDIRATVRKEKGLPILVELLRMEVDRVVCAVATALRNLAIDQRNKELIGKYAMRDLVQKLPSGNVQHDQNTSDDTITAVLATINEVIKKNPEFSRSLLDSGGIDRLMNITKRKEKYTSCVLKFASQVLYTMWQHNELRDVYKKNGWKEQDFVSKHFTAHNTPPSSPNNVNNTLNRPMASQGRTRYEDRTIQRGTSTLYGANDSSGAVMSNESAMLSEMVRKQL